One Dysosmobacter welbionis DNA segment encodes these proteins:
- a CDS encoding sensor histidine kinase: MNKRRERPPLSDRGRRRALRTWGFYLLALTAWVTVVLAAVFLGYLVCSAFTWYAWDPLYQFLNWVRDYIVFVCMLVILLGWVAISYSFIARPMRLVDTLAAAAEQLAQPGEEPIELPEPMEDLEGQLNAVRERALRDARAAREAEQRKNDLVVYLAHDLKTPLTSVIGYLTLLRDEPQLSPELRSRYTGIALEKAERLEDLINEFFDITRFSLTHLELEKQPTDLTRMLEQVASEFAPQFAEKDLRCELELPPRLAYDCDPDKLARVFDNLLRNAFHYSFPGSTVRITGQQEADTVVLTFTNEGRTIPAEKLERIFDQFFRLDSSRATRTGGAGLGLAIAKEIIALHGGTIRAASADNRITFTVRLPLQGAAARNS, encoded by the coding sequence TTGAATAAGAGAAGAGAACGGCCCCCGCTGTCGGACCGGGGCCGCCGCCGGGCCCTGCGGACCTGGGGATTCTATCTGCTGGCACTGACGGCCTGGGTGACGGTGGTGCTGGCGGCGGTCTTCCTGGGGTATCTGGTATGCAGCGCCTTTACGTGGTATGCGTGGGATCCGCTCTACCAGTTCCTCAACTGGGTACGGGATTACATCGTCTTTGTGTGTATGCTGGTCATCCTGCTGGGCTGGGTGGCTATCAGCTATTCCTTCATTGCCCGCCCCATGCGGCTGGTGGACACGCTGGCCGCGGCGGCAGAGCAGCTGGCCCAGCCGGGAGAGGAGCCCATTGAGCTGCCGGAGCCCATGGAGGATCTGGAGGGGCAGCTGAACGCCGTCCGGGAACGGGCCCTGCGGGACGCCCGGGCTGCCCGGGAGGCAGAGCAGCGGAAAAACGATCTGGTGGTCTATCTGGCCCATGATTTGAAGACGCCGCTCACCAGCGTCATCGGCTACCTTACGCTGCTGCGGGACGAGCCGCAGCTCTCCCCGGAGCTGCGGAGCCGGTATACCGGCATCGCCCTGGAGAAGGCGGAGCGGCTGGAGGACCTCATCAATGAGTTCTTTGACATCACCCGCTTCAGCCTGACCCATCTGGAGCTGGAGAAGCAGCCTACGGACCTGACCCGGATGCTGGAGCAGGTGGCCAGTGAGTTTGCCCCCCAGTTCGCGGAAAAGGACCTGCGGTGTGAACTGGAGCTGCCGCCCCGTCTGGCATACGACTGCGACCCGGACAAGCTGGCCCGGGTGTTCGATAACCTGCTGCGCAACGCCTTCCATTACAGCTTCCCGGGGTCCACAGTCCGGATCACCGGACAGCAGGAGGCGGATACCGTGGTCCTGACGTTTACCAACGAGGGGCGGACCATTCCGGCGGAGAAGCTGGAGCGCATCTTCGACCAGTTCTTCCGGCTGGACAGCTCCCGCGCCACCCGCACGGGCGGCGCGGGCCTTGGCTTGGCCATAGCCAAGGAAATCATTGCCCTCCACGGCGGGACGATCCGGGCTGCCAGCGCGGACAACCGGATCACCTTTACCGTCCGCCTGCCCCTGCAGGGGGCCGCCGCAAGAAATTCGTAA
- the vanG gene encoding D-alanine--D-serine ligase VanG codes for MERLRILVLFGGCSSEHEVSLQSAHGVLTHMDPERYCPIPVGITREGAWYVYTGPLDAIPGGRWQREAACVPCTLRLDRGNQALVLLDGSGREVAFDLAFPVLHGRNGEDGTVQGALELAGVPLVGCGTLSSALCMDKDRAHKLAALAGVRVPRSRLFPEDCAFEELRTAAETLGWPLFVKPVRAGSSFGVSRVEEPAQLAPAVEAAFRHDGEILLEEAIPGFEVGCAVLGNRELTVGAVDEVELSRGFFNYTEKYTLQTSAIHCPARIAPQKAAEIRETAKVLYRALGCRGFARVDLFLTPWGEIVFNEVNTIPGFTPHSRYPAMMRAAGIPFRELVSRLIQLGAEL; via the coding sequence ATGGAAAGATTGCGGATATTGGTGCTGTTCGGCGGATGCTCTTCAGAGCATGAGGTGTCTCTGCAGTCCGCCCACGGCGTGCTGACGCACATGGACCCGGAGCGGTACTGCCCCATCCCGGTAGGGATCACCCGGGAGGGGGCGTGGTATGTTTACACAGGGCCGCTGGATGCCATTCCCGGTGGAAGATGGCAGCGGGAGGCGGCGTGCGTGCCCTGCACTCTGCGGCTGGACCGGGGGAACCAGGCCCTGGTGCTGTTGGACGGCTCCGGCCGGGAAGTGGCTTTTGACTTGGCCTTCCCGGTTCTCCACGGCAGGAACGGTGAGGACGGCACGGTTCAGGGGGCGCTGGAATTGGCCGGTGTGCCCCTGGTAGGCTGCGGGACGCTGTCCAGCGCCCTGTGTATGGACAAGGACCGAGCCCACAAGCTGGCGGCTCTGGCGGGGGTACGGGTGCCCCGGAGCCGTCTCTTCCCGGAGGACTGTGCCTTTGAGGAGCTCCGGACGGCAGCCGAAACACTGGGCTGGCCGCTGTTTGTCAAGCCGGTGCGGGCGGGTTCTTCCTTCGGCGTGAGCCGGGTGGAGGAGCCGGCACAGCTGGCTCCGGCGGTGGAGGCGGCCTTCCGCCACGACGGCGAGATTTTGCTGGAGGAGGCCATTCCCGGCTTTGAGGTGGGCTGTGCGGTGCTGGGGAACCGGGAGCTCACCGTCGGGGCGGTGGATGAGGTGGAGCTGTCCCGGGGCTTCTTCAACTATACGGAGAAATACACCCTCCAGACATCGGCCATCCACTGCCCCGCCCGGATCGCCCCGCAAAAGGCAGCGGAGATCCGGGAGACGGCGAAGGTCCTCTACCGGGCACTGGGCTGCCGGGGATTTGCCAGGGTGGACCTGTTCCTCACCCCCTGGGGGGAGATTGTGTTCAACGAGGTGAACACGATCCCGGGCTTCACGCCCCACAGCCGCTATCCTGCCATGATGCGTGCCGCCGGCATCCCCTTCCGGGAGCTGGTGAGCCGCCTGATCCAGCTGGGGGCCGAGCTATGA
- a CDS encoding M15 family metallopeptidase: protein MRAARYSRRQMRSGPLVLVNRQHPLAEEPRQLLTAADERYPNILLERQAARLLAACIQAAGGAREIVPVSGWRSQAEQQAIWEDTLQRRGEAFTRQYVAVPGCSEHQTGLAIDLGRAAREIDFIRPDFPEEGACGRFRRLAPRYGFIQRYHREKESLTGIACEPWHYRYVGTPHALLMEREGLCLEEYLDWVQTAPRTCRLEHGRSARVFYMPCAGDETELRLPEGCCQVSGDNRNGFVVTVWEV from the coding sequence ATGAGGGCGGCGCGGTACAGCCGGCGGCAGATGCGCTCCGGGCCGCTGGTGCTGGTGAACCGTCAGCATCCCCTGGCGGAGGAGCCGCGGCAGCTGCTGACAGCAGCGGACGAGCGGTATCCCAATATCCTGCTGGAGCGGCAGGCCGCCCGGCTGCTGGCCGCCTGCATCCAGGCAGCAGGCGGGGCGCGGGAGATCGTGCCGGTCTCCGGCTGGCGCAGTCAGGCGGAGCAGCAGGCCATTTGGGAGGACACCCTGCAAAGACGGGGAGAGGCGTTCACCCGGCAGTATGTGGCGGTCCCCGGGTGCAGCGAGCACCAGACGGGGCTTGCCATCGACCTGGGCCGGGCAGCGCGGGAGATCGACTTCATCCGGCCCGATTTTCCGGAGGAAGGCGCCTGCGGGCGGTTCCGGCGACTGGCGCCCCGGTATGGCTTCATCCAGCGGTACCACCGGGAAAAGGAGTCCCTGACCGGTATCGCCTGTGAGCCGTGGCACTATCGGTATGTGGGGACGCCTCATGCCCTGCTGATGGAGCGGGAGGGCCTGTGCCTGGAGGAGTATCTGGACTGGGTGCAGACAGCGCCCAGGACGTGCCGCCTGGAACATGGGCGGAGCGCACGGGTGTTTTACATGCCCTGCGCCGGCGATGAGACGGAGCTCCGCTTGCCGGAGGGCTGCTGCCAGGTCTCCGGCGACAACCGGAACGGATTTGTCGTGACAGTTTGGGAGGTGTAG
- a CDS encoding acyltransferase family protein, whose protein sequence is MADGRRGAALDLFRLAAVMLVVANHTSPLVSVSPLWDFWFTRVLARVAVPFFLMVSGYFLAKDQWRRTGVFLKKTCLLYGAAVLLYLPLNWYNGGYGPAEWVKKLLLDGTFYHLWYFPGVILGVLVARGLLRLGSRTALTAAGLLYLVGLGGDSYYGLTCQLPALEALYGEIFQIFAYTRNGLFFTPLFLLLGAAGVRWSVRTSAAGLCAAFAAMTAEGLWLHGLQVQRHDSMYMLLPLVMVCLFSLLLGLNRGERRSCRKLSSLIYVLHPWCIVLVRGGAEVLGLEGPLVENSMGHFLAVLASSAAASWALWLAWSRRPLKRSNKG, encoded by the coding sequence ATGGCAGACGGACGCCGGGGCGCGGCGTTGGATCTCTTCCGTCTGGCGGCGGTGATGCTGGTGGTGGCGAACCACACCTCCCCGCTGGTGTCTGTTTCCCCATTGTGGGACTTCTGGTTCACCCGGGTGCTGGCCCGGGTGGCGGTGCCGTTTTTCCTGATGGTCAGCGGCTATTTTCTGGCAAAGGACCAGTGGCGCAGGACCGGCGTCTTTCTGAAAAAGACCTGTCTGCTCTACGGGGCGGCGGTGCTGCTGTATCTGCCGCTGAACTGGTACAACGGCGGCTATGGGCCAGCGGAGTGGGTCAAAAAGCTCCTGCTGGATGGGACCTTCTATCACCTGTGGTATTTTCCAGGCGTGATTCTGGGTGTTCTAGTGGCCAGGGGGCTGCTCCGGCTGGGCTCCCGGACGGCGTTGACCGCGGCCGGGCTCCTTTACCTGGTGGGCCTGGGCGGAGACAGCTATTATGGACTGACCTGCCAGCTCCCGGCGCTGGAGGCGCTGTACGGGGAGATTTTCCAAATCTTTGCCTATACGCGGAACGGACTGTTTTTCACGCCGCTATTTTTGCTGCTGGGAGCCGCCGGTGTGCGGTGGAGCGTGAGGACCTCCGCTGCAGGCCTGTGCGCCGCCTTCGCGGCCATGACCGCAGAGGGGCTTTGGCTCCATGGGCTTCAGGTCCAGCGGCACGACAGCATGTACATGCTGCTGCCGCTGGTGATGGTTTGCCTGTTTTCCCTTCTGCTGGGGCTGAATCGCGGAGAAAGGCGGAGCTGCCGCAAGCTCTCTTCACTGATCTATGTCCTGCACCCCTGGTGCATCGTGCTGGTCCGGGGCGGCGCGGAGGTGCTGGGCCTGGAAGGTCCGCTGGTGGAGAACAGCATGGGGCATTTCCTGGCCGTGCTGGCCTCCAGCGCGGCGGCGTCCTGGGCGCTGTGGCTGGCCTGGAGCAGACGGCCGCTGAAACGCTCCAATAAAGGATAA
- a CDS encoding MerR family transcriptional regulator codes for MTIAEVSRKYDISADTLRYYERIGLIPPVPRTRGGLRDYGEESCGWIQLMKCMRAAGVQIEALIEYVDLFQQGDATLDARKALLVEQRDQLVSRMAEMQASLDLLNQKIDRYEQGMMTAEQQLRRLHAEREGA; via the coding sequence ATGACCATCGCCGAAGTGAGCAGGAAGTATGATATTTCAGCGGACACCCTTCGCTACTACGAGCGCATCGGCCTGATCCCGCCTGTCCCCCGCACCAGGGGCGGCCTGCGGGACTACGGGGAGGAGTCCTGCGGCTGGATCCAGCTGATGAAGTGCATGCGGGCCGCCGGGGTGCAGATCGAAGCCCTGATCGAATATGTGGACCTGTTCCAGCAGGGAGACGCCACCCTGGACGCCCGCAAGGCCCTGCTGGTAGAACAGCGGGACCAGCTGGTGTCCCGGATGGCGGAGATGCAGGCCTCTCTGGACCTGCTGAATCAGAAAATCGACCGGTACGAGCAGGGTATGATGACAGCTGAACAGCAGCTCCGCCGTCTTCACGCGGAGCGCGAAGGCGCCTGA
- a CDS encoding carboxymuconolactone decarboxylase family protein, protein MITFCFLAALGGCEPQLTSHAGANLRIGNDNAFLIQVISQCLPYIGYPRSLNALRCVNDAAQAAR, encoded by the coding sequence ATGATCACCTTCTGCTTCCTGGCCGCCCTGGGCGGCTGCGAACCCCAGCTCACCAGCCACGCCGGTGCCAATCTGAGGATTGGAAACGACAATGCCTTCCTGATCCAGGTCATCTCCCAGTGCCTGCCCTACATCGGCTATCCCCGCAGCCTGAACGCCCTGCGGTGTGTGAACGACGCGGCCCAGGCCGCCCGCTGA
- a CDS encoding carboxymuconolactone decarboxylase family protein, whose product MALSASAKDYLSRFFPGPPSPLWETDPEFMELFANFALDEVVNQGDLDDAARMMAILAALLGCQGVEEYRVLLPAALRAGITPVQVKEILYQSVAYLGIGRVRPFFSVTNQVLTEQGVALPLEPGSTTTAETRLAAGNQAQVDIFGEGMRGFQNSGPEESRHINRWLADNCFGDYYTRGGWTISSGK is encoded by the coding sequence ATGGCGCTTTCCGCATCTGCCAAAGACTATTTGTCCCGTTTCTTTCCCGGCCCTCCTTCCCCGCTGTGGGAAACGGATCCGGAGTTTATGGAGCTCTTCGCCAATTTCGCCCTGGACGAGGTGGTGAACCAGGGGGACCTGGATGACGCCGCCAGGATGATGGCCATTCTCGCTGCCCTACTGGGCTGCCAGGGTGTGGAGGAATACCGCGTGCTGCTGCCCGCCGCCCTGCGGGCCGGCATCACCCCTGTCCAGGTAAAGGAGATTCTCTATCAATCCGTGGCCTATCTGGGGATCGGCCGGGTGCGTCCCTTTTTCTCCGTGACGAATCAGGTGCTGACGGAGCAGGGCGTCGCCCTGCCGCTGGAGCCCGGCTCCACCACCACGGCAGAGACCCGGCTGGCCGCGGGCAACCAGGCCCAGGTGGATATCTTCGGTGAGGGGATGCGGGGCTTTCAGAACAGCGGCCCGGAGGAAAGCCGCCACATCAACCGCTGGCTGGCGGACAACTGCTTCGGCGACTACTACACCCGCGGGGGCTGGACTATAAGCAGCGGGAAATGA
- a CDS encoding glycosyl hydrolase family 18 protein — protein sequence MSNMTIHVVQAGETVGSIAESYGVDPARLAADNAVPPSGALAVGQTLVVRFPRQVHAVRAGETLASIAEAYGTTVRRLWQNNWPLGGGAALQPGQVLVISYFDEPLGAAAFNGYAYPYIDMSLLNAELPYLTYLTPFTYGITADGDLLQLEDDALLSAARQRGVRPVMHLSTMTETGQFDTQRATLVLTDSAVQDRLVDQVQQTLRRRGYAGLDVDFEFLPGQLAAAYAAFLARLRRLLNSQGFFLWAALAPKTSARQAGLLYEGHDYAAVGAAVDGVLLMTYEWGYTAGPPMAVSPLPNVRTVLDYAVTEIPPEKIFLGLSNYGYDWPLPFVQGVTRAPSISNQRAIELAIEHDVAIQYDETAQAPFFHYTAADGTIHEVWFEDARSLSARLSLIAEYGFQGAGIWNLMRPFSQLWLVISSLYHIED from the coding sequence ATGTCCAACATGACGATCCATGTGGTCCAAGCCGGCGAGACGGTCGGCTCCATCGCGGAATCCTACGGCGTCGATCCCGCCCGCCTGGCCGCGGACAACGCCGTGCCCCCCAGCGGCGCCCTGGCGGTGGGACAAACTCTGGTGGTCCGCTTTCCCCGCCAGGTCCACGCTGTCCGGGCCGGGGAGACCCTGGCTTCCATCGCGGAGGCATACGGCACCACAGTCCGCCGCCTCTGGCAGAACAACTGGCCTCTGGGCGGCGGAGCAGCCCTCCAGCCCGGACAGGTCCTGGTGATCTCCTACTTTGACGAGCCCCTGGGCGCCGCCGCCTTCAACGGTTATGCCTACCCCTACATTGATATGTCCCTTCTGAATGCGGAGCTTCCCTATCTCACCTATCTGACCCCTTTCACCTACGGGATCACCGCCGACGGCGATTTGCTCCAGCTGGAGGATGACGCTCTCCTCTCCGCTGCCCGTCAGCGGGGCGTCCGCCCGGTGATGCATCTGTCCACCATGACAGAAACCGGTCAGTTCGACACCCAGCGGGCCACCCTGGTCCTGACAGACAGCGCCGTCCAGGACCGCCTAGTGGATCAGGTCCAGCAGACACTCCGCCGCCGTGGCTACGCCGGGCTGGATGTGGACTTTGAATTTCTCCCCGGCCAGCTGGCGGCGGCCTACGCCGCCTTTCTCGCCCGCCTGCGGCGGCTCCTGAACTCCCAGGGCTTCTTTCTCTGGGCCGCTCTAGCCCCCAAGACCTCCGCCCGGCAGGCGGGACTTCTGTACGAGGGGCACGACTATGCCGCTGTGGGTGCCGCTGTGGACGGCGTGCTTCTGATGACCTATGAGTGGGGCTACACCGCAGGACCGCCCATGGCGGTATCCCCCCTGCCCAACGTCCGGACCGTGCTGGACTACGCCGTGACGGAGATCCCGCCGGAGAAGATCTTCTTGGGCCTTTCCAACTACGGCTACGATTGGCCCCTGCCCTTTGTCCAGGGCGTCACCCGGGCGCCCTCCATCTCCAATCAGCGGGCCATCGAGCTGGCCATTGAACATGACGTGGCCATCCAGTACGATGAGACGGCCCAGGCCCCCTTCTTTCACTACACCGCAGCAGACGGCACAATTCACGAAGTCTGGTTTGAAGACGCCCGCAGTCTTTCCGCCCGTCTGTCCCTGATCGCGGAATACGGTTTCCAGGGTGCCGGCATCTGGAACCTGATGCGCCCCTTCTCCCAGCTCTGGCTGGTCATATCCTCTCTGTATCATATTGAGGATTGA